One Neisseria sp. Marseille-Q5346 genomic region harbors:
- a CDS encoding PIG-L family deacetylase: MFLILTGLILTFFILLFIITSIIHKKQFAYNTHQDYNYPSLPSTAHATLKGGSLTLPVTVSGRDTVIAKIRIKSNWMGLLFLPFIETISSKGKWKQYFEYGAKGVRYINLSDTFSDSDKTIRLEGKYLSLPDQEIELSVYPRENLDGKKILVLAPHADDAELSAYGLYEKHAANSMICTLTASEGGSFHYGNLYSTCDCDTQAQYLQKGRMRVWNSLTVPLLAGVPSENILQLGYFDSTLTAMRQNPEKEIKSTKIDTTDVDIFRRANTSPLAQQLKPGSTWNSLVDNLGYLIETFQPDIIVSPSPNIDTHPDHQHTTLAAIEALRKIDYRRGNLFLHTIHYLSDDFPIGKVGSSLSLPPLAEQPFYFQSIYSHPLDKEEQNRKLLALDAMNDIRPNSDGYMRWSTMIFKGLNKLRHHVLHLDKDLVNRFVRSNEFFYTVPISDLYQEDTLKQITYQGKAQ, encoded by the coding sequence ATGTTTCTGATACTGACGGGGCTGATACTGACTTTTTTTATTTTGTTGTTTATTATTACTTCAATTATTCACAAAAAACAGTTTGCCTATAACACACACCAAGACTATAACTATCCCTCCCTCCCCTCTACCGCGCATGCAACCCTCAAAGGCGGCAGCCTAACCTTGCCCGTCACTGTCAGCGGACGGGATACCGTCATTGCCAAAATCCGTATCAAGTCCAACTGGATGGGACTGCTGTTCTTGCCTTTTATCGAAACCATTTCATCCAAAGGCAAATGGAAGCAATATTTCGAATACGGCGCAAAAGGCGTGCGCTATATCAATCTGAGTGACACCTTCTCCGACAGCGACAAAACCATCCGTTTGGAAGGCAAATACCTGTCCTTGCCCGATCAAGAAATCGAACTCTCCGTTTATCCGCGTGAAAACCTAGACGGCAAAAAAATCCTTGTCCTCGCGCCTCATGCTGACGATGCCGAACTCAGCGCATACGGTTTGTACGAAAAACACGCTGCCAATTCAATGATCTGTACTTTAACCGCCAGCGAAGGCGGCAGCTTCCACTATGGCAATCTTTACAGCACGTGCGACTGCGATACTCAGGCACAATATCTGCAAAAAGGCAGAATGCGCGTTTGGAACAGCCTGACCGTTCCCCTTTTGGCCGGCGTGCCGTCTGAAAACATCCTGCAACTGGGCTACTTCGACAGCACATTGACCGCCATGCGCCAAAATCCGGAAAAAGAGATTAAATCGACCAAAATCGATACGACCGACGTCGACATTTTCCGCCGTGCCAATACCTCCCCATTGGCGCAACAACTCAAACCCGGCTCAACCTGGAACAGCTTGGTGGATAATCTCGGCTACCTGATAGAAACATTCCAGCCGGACATTATCGTGTCGCCTTCCCCCAATATTGACACGCATCCCGACCACCAACACACAACGCTGGCCGCCATCGAAGCCCTGCGTAAAATCGATTACCGCCGCGGCAATCTGTTTTTGCACACCATCCATTATCTGAGCGACGACTTCCCAATCGGCAAAGTAGGCTCTTCCCTCAGCCTGCCGCCGCTTGCCGAACAGCCGTTTTACTTCCAAAGCATCTATTCCCATCCTTTGGATAAAGAAGAGCAAAACCGCAAACTCCTCGCCCTTGACGCCATGAACGACATCCGCCCTAATTCAGACGGCTATATGCGTTGGAGCACCATGATATTCAAAGGCCTAAACAAACTGCGACACCACGTCCTCCATCTCGACAAAGACTTGGTCAACCGCTTTGTCCGTAGCAACGAATTCTTCTATACCGTCCCCATCAGCGACTTGTACCAAGAAGATACGCTGAAACAAATCACTTATCAGGGCAAAGCCCAATAA
- the aspS gene encoding aspartate--tRNA ligase yields the protein MRTNYCGLISEQYLDQTVTVKGWVHRRRDHGGVIFIDLRDREGIVQVVIDPDTPEAFAAADSSRNEYVLSITGRVRNRPEGTTNDKMISGKIEILAKEIEVLNAAATPPFQIDDENISENVRLTNRVIDLRRPTMQRNLRLRYQVAMGVRRYLDAQGFIDIETPMLTRSTPEGARDYLVPSRVHPGEFFALPQSPQLFKQLLMVAGFDRYYQITKCFRDEDLRADRQPEFTQIDLETSFLNEDEIMDITEGMAKQVFKDALNVDLGDFPRMPYSEAMFYYGSDKPDMRINLKFTELTDLMKTEEFKVFRGAADMKGGRVVALRVPNGAKFSRKEIDEYTKFVGIYGAKGLAYIKVNDISNLSNGEDSGLQSPIVKFLSENALKEIIERTGAQNGDIIFFGADKTKVVNEAIGALRIKVGLEHGKDNGYFVDEWKPLWVVDFPMFEYDEEADRYVAVHHPFTAPKEGHEDLMVSDPANCLARAYDMVLNGWEIGGGSIRIHRADVQEKVFAALKISPEEQQEKFGFLLDNLKFGAPPHGGLAFGLDRLVTLMTGAESIRDVIAFPKTQRAQCLLTNAPNMVDDKQLRELSLRLRQKAVETKEA from the coding sequence ATGCGTACCAACTATTGCGGCCTTATCAGCGAGCAATACTTAGACCAAACCGTTACCGTCAAAGGCTGGGTACACCGCCGACGCGACCACGGCGGTGTGATTTTTATTGACCTGCGCGACCGCGAAGGCATCGTTCAAGTCGTTATCGACCCTGACACTCCGGAAGCATTTGCCGCTGCCGACTCTTCCCGCAACGAATACGTTTTGAGCATTACCGGCCGCGTACGCAACCGTCCTGAAGGTACAACCAACGACAAAATGATTTCCGGCAAAATCGAAATCCTTGCCAAAGAAATCGAAGTCTTGAACGCTGCCGCTACGCCTCCGTTCCAAATCGACGATGAAAACATCAGCGAAAACGTTCGCCTGACCAACCGCGTTATCGACTTGCGCCGTCCTACCATGCAACGCAACCTGCGCCTGCGTTACCAAGTCGCTATGGGCGTTCGCCGCTACTTGGACGCGCAAGGCTTCATCGACATTGAAACACCGATGCTGACCCGCTCCACTCCAGAAGGCGCACGCGACTACCTCGTACCAAGCCGCGTTCATCCGGGCGAATTCTTCGCTCTGCCGCAATCTCCACAATTGTTTAAACAACTGTTGATGGTTGCCGGTTTCGACCGTTACTACCAAATCACCAAATGTTTCCGTGACGAAGATTTGCGTGCCGACCGTCAACCTGAATTTACCCAAATCGACTTGGAAACCTCGTTCTTGAACGAGGATGAAATCATGGACATCACCGAAGGCATGGCCAAACAAGTCTTCAAAGATGCTTTGAACGTAGATTTGGGCGACTTCCCACGCATGCCTTACTCTGAAGCCATGTTCTACTACGGCTCTGACAAACCGGATATGCGCATCAACTTGAAATTCACCGAGTTGACCGACCTAATGAAGACCGAAGAATTCAAAGTCTTCCGTGGTGCAGCCGACATGAAAGGCGGCCGCGTAGTCGCTCTGCGCGTGCCTAACGGCGCGAAATTCAGCCGCAAAGAAATCGACGAATATACTAAATTTGTCGGCATCTACGGCGCGAAAGGTTTGGCATACATCAAAGTAAACGATATCAGCAACCTTTCCAACGGCGAAGACAGCGGCCTGCAATCTCCAATCGTGAAATTCCTGTCCGAAAACGCCCTGAAAGAAATCATCGAGCGTACCGGCGCACAAAACGGCGACATCATCTTCTTCGGTGCGGACAAAACCAAAGTCGTGAACGAAGCCATCGGCGCATTGCGTATCAAAGTCGGCTTGGAACACGGCAAAGACAACGGCTACTTCGTAGACGAATGGAAGCCTTTGTGGGTTGTCGATTTCCCAATGTTCGAATACGACGAAGAAGCCGACCGCTACGTTGCCGTACACCATCCGTTTACGGCGCCTAAAGAAGGTCATGAAGACCTGATGGTCTCCGACCCTGCAAACTGCCTGGCCCGTGCCTACGATATGGTATTGAACGGCTGGGAAATCGGCGGCGGCTCTATCCGTATCCACCGTGCAGACGTACAAGAGAAAGTGTTTGCCGCGCTGAAAATCAGCCCTGAAGAGCAACAAGAGAAATTCGGCTTCCTCTTGGACAACCTGAAATTCGGTGCGCCTCCTCACGGCGGCCTTGCATTCGGCCTCGACCGTCTGGTTACCCTGATGACCGGTGCAGAATCTATCCGCGACGTGATTGCCTTCCCGAAAACACAACGTGCACAATGTCTGCTGACCAATGCACCTAATATGGTCGACGACAAACAACTTCGCGAATTGAGCCTGCGTCTGCGTCAGAAAGCCGTTGAAACAAAAGAAGCATAA
- a CDS encoding DUF502 domain-containing protein, translating into MTEAAAESGKIAKALKKYLITGVLVWLPIAVTIWAMSYIISAADKLINLLPESWQPQHFWGFNIPGLGIVAATVVLFVTGVFAANVLGRRILGAWDSLLGRIPVVKSIYSSVKKVSESLLSDSSRSFKTPVLVPFPQPGIWTIAFVSGHIPDKLKGSLPQDDDYISVYVPTTPNPTGGYYIMVKKSDVRELDMSVDQALKYVISLGMVMPDEIQIKTIQDKKTDSL; encoded by the coding sequence ATGACAGAAGCCGCAGCCGAAAGCGGAAAAATCGCCAAGGCTTTAAAGAAATACCTAATTACAGGCGTGCTGGTTTGGTTGCCGATTGCCGTAACCATCTGGGCGATGAGCTATATCATCTCCGCCGCCGACAAACTGATCAACCTATTACCGGAAAGCTGGCAGCCCCAGCATTTCTGGGGGTTCAACATTCCCGGCTTGGGCATCGTCGCCGCCACAGTCGTCTTGTTCGTTACCGGTGTATTCGCCGCCAACGTATTGGGCAGACGGATTCTCGGCGCATGGGACAGCCTTTTGGGTCGGATTCCCGTCGTCAAATCCATCTACTCCAGCGTTAAAAAAGTTTCCGAATCCCTGCTCTCCGACAGCAGCCGCTCGTTCAAAACCCCCGTACTGGTTCCCTTTCCGCAACCGGGCATTTGGACGATAGCCTTTGTTTCCGGCCATATCCCCGACAAACTCAAAGGCAGCCTGCCGCAAGACGACGACTATATTTCCGTTTACGTCCCAACCACGCCCAACCCGACCGGCGGCTATTACATCATGGTTAAAAAAAGCGACGTTCGCGAGCTGGACATGAGTGTGGATCAGGCATTGAAATATGTGATTTCACTGGGCATGGTGATGCCGGATGAAATACAAATTAAAACCATCCAAGATAAAAAAACTGATAGTTTATAG
- a CDS encoding phospholipase A, translating into MNKMLKHSLSIGFIAAAPLAAADTALHCTTIQDNATRLACYDNIYSAQLPPQSPLPQAQTETAKTPVDLEKSVRKSIEKKEAAIVFDNPTHPNISDDVLSETADSYTPLSLMYDLDKNDTRGLLSVREHNPMYLMPVWYNSSPNYYPESPSRGVTTQEKFSEQKRLETKMQVSFKSKIAEDLFKTRADVWFGYTQKSDWQIFNQGRKSAPFRNTDYEPEIFITQPVKADLPFGGKLRMVGSGFVHQSNGQSRPESRSWNRVYAMAGMEWGKLTVIPRVWMRAFDQKGEDDDNPDINKYMGYGDLKVQYRFNDKQNVYSVLRYNPKSGRGAVEAAYTFPIKGKLKGVVRGFHGYGESLIDYNHKQNGIGFGLMFNDWDGI; encoded by the coding sequence ATGAACAAGATGTTGAAACATTCCCTAAGTATCGGATTCATTGCCGCAGCCCCGCTGGCCGCCGCCGATACCGCCCTACACTGCACCACCATTCAAGACAACGCCACCCGTTTGGCGTGTTACGACAACATCTACTCGGCACAACTCCCCCCTCAATCCCCACTGCCGCAAGCGCAAACCGAAACCGCCAAAACACCGGTTGACCTCGAAAAAAGCGTGCGCAAGAGCATTGAGAAAAAAGAAGCGGCCATTGTATTCGACAACCCTACCCATCCGAATATTTCAGACGACGTATTAAGCGAAACTGCCGACAGCTACACGCCTCTAAGCCTGATGTACGATTTGGATAAAAACGACACACGCGGCCTATTGAGCGTACGCGAGCACAACCCTATGTACCTCATGCCCGTTTGGTACAACAGCAGCCCCAACTATTACCCGGAATCCCCCAGCCGCGGCGTAACCACACAGGAAAAATTCAGCGAGCAAAAACGTCTCGAAACTAAAATGCAGGTTTCCTTCAAAAGCAAGATTGCCGAAGATTTATTCAAAACCCGTGCCGACGTATGGTTTGGCTACACCCAAAAATCCGACTGGCAAATCTTCAACCAAGGCCGCAAATCCGCTCCGTTCCGCAATACCGACTACGAGCCCGAAATCTTCATTACCCAACCCGTTAAAGCAGACCTGCCTTTCGGCGGCAAACTGCGCATGGTCGGCTCAGGTTTTGTTCACCAGTCCAACGGTCAAAGCCGCCCGGAATCGCGATCATGGAACCGCGTTTATGCCATGGCCGGCATGGAATGGGGCAAGCTGACCGTTATTCCTAGAGTTTGGATGCGCGCCTTCGACCAAAAAGGAGAGGACGACGACAATCCTGACATCAACAAATACATGGGCTACGGCGACTTGAAAGTCCAATACCGCTTCAATGACAAACAAAATGTTTATTCCGTCCTGCGTTACAACCCGAAAAGCGGACGCGGTGCCGTTGAAGCGGCCTATACTTTCCCCATCAAAGGCAAACTCAAAGGCGTTGTCCGCGGCTTCCACGGCTACGGCGAAAGCCTGATTGATTACAACCACAAACAAAACGGCATCGGCTTCGGCCTGATGTTCAACGACTGGGACGGTATCTGA
- the rpsT gene encoding 30S ribosomal protein S20: MANSAQARKRARQSVKQRAHNASLRTAFRTAVKKVLKAVEAGDKAAAQAVYQESVKVIDRIADKGVFHKNKAARHKSRLSAKVKALA, encoded by the coding sequence ATGGCAAACAGCGCACAAGCCCGCAAACGTGCCCGCCAGTCGGTTAAACAACGCGCCCACAACGCCAGCCTGCGTACTGCATTCCGTACCGCTGTGAAAAAAGTGTTGAAAGCAGTTGAAGCCGGCGACAAAGCTGCTGCTCAAGCAGTTTACCAAGAATCCGTTAAAGTCATCGACCGTATCGCTGACAAAGGCGTATTCCACAAAAACAAAGCAGCCCGTCACAAAAGCCGTCTGTCTGCTAAAGTAAAAGCTTTGGCTTAA
- a CDS encoding extracellular solute-binding protein: protein MKKSVLAVLAALSLAACGGGEKKAEQPQAGSAPAANAEAAATDTLNIYNWSNYVDESTVEDFKKANNLKLTYDLYENNETLEAKMLTGKSGYDLVVPGIAFLPRQIEAGAYQKINKDLIPNYKNIDPELLKMLETADPGNQYAVPYFSGVNTIAITAKGKELLGGKLPENGWDLLFKPEYTNKLKSCGIALWDTPSEMFPILLNYLGKDPKGSNPEDLKAAAEVLKSIRPDVKRFSPSIIDELARGDICLAAGNGGDLNLAKARSEEVKNNVGIEVLTPKGMGFWIESWLIPADAKNIVNAHKYINYTLDPEVAAKNGIAVTFAPASKPAREKMPAELVNTRSIFPNEQDMKDGFVMPQMSADAKKLSVNLWQKIKVGSN from the coding sequence ATGAAAAAATCTGTATTAGCCGTATTGGCCGCATTGTCTTTGGCCGCGTGCGGCGGTGGCGAGAAAAAAGCCGAGCAACCTCAAGCAGGCAGTGCGCCTGCTGCCAATGCCGAGGCAGCCGCTACCGATACTTTGAATATCTACAACTGGTCAAACTACGTTGACGAAAGTACAGTCGAAGACTTCAAAAAAGCTAACAATTTGAAGCTGACTTACGATTTGTATGAAAACAACGAAACGCTGGAAGCCAAAATGCTGACCGGCAAATCCGGCTATGACTTGGTTGTGCCCGGTATTGCCTTCCTGCCGCGCCAAATTGAGGCGGGTGCATACCAAAAAATCAATAAGGACTTGATTCCGAACTACAAAAACATCGACCCTGAATTGCTGAAGATGTTGGAAACCGCCGACCCTGGCAATCAATACGCCGTCCCATATTTCTCAGGCGTGAATACGATTGCGATTACGGCGAAGGGCAAGGAGCTTTTGGGCGGAAAATTGCCTGAAAACGGCTGGGATTTGCTGTTCAAACCTGAATACACCAATAAGCTGAAATCTTGCGGCATCGCTTTGTGGGATACCCCGAGCGAAATGTTCCCAATCTTGTTGAACTACTTGGGTAAAGATCCTAAAGGCTCGAATCCTGAAGATTTGAAAGCGGCGGCGGAAGTGTTGAAGTCTATCCGTCCTGATGTAAAACGTTTCAGCCCTTCCATCATTGACGAATTGGCACGCGGCGACATCTGCTTGGCGGCAGGTAATGGCGGCGACTTGAACTTGGCCAAAGCGCGTTCTGAAGAAGTGAAAAATAATGTTGGCATTGAAGTGTTGACGCCGAAAGGCATGGGCTTCTGGATTGAATCTTGGTTGATTCCGGCCGATGCGAAAAACATTGTTAATGCCCACAAATACATCAACTACACACTTGATCCCGAAGTGGCTGCGAAAAACGGTATCGCCGTAACCTTCGCACCTGCCAGCAAACCTGCACGCGAAAAAATGCCTGCAGAGCTGGTGAACACTCGTTCTATTTTCCCGAACGAACAAGACATGAAAGACGGTTTCGTCATGCCTCAAATGAGCGCAGATGCGAAAAAGCTGTCTGTCAACTTATGGCAAAAAATCAAAGTTGGTTCAAATTAA
- a CDS encoding EamA family transporter, with translation MSSNAWLFWALASAGFASLTAIFAKMGLQGIDSDFATFIRTLVILAALVLFLTYTGKWQGVNSFTGRNWTFLILSGLATGASWLAYFKALQLGNASQVAPVDKFSLVLVALMAVVFLDERPSTQEWIGLGLVTAGVLTLALKR, from the coding sequence ATGAGTAGCAACGCATGGCTGTTTTGGGCATTGGCATCGGCGGGCTTTGCCTCATTGACCGCCATTTTCGCCAAAATGGGTTTACAGGGCATAGATTCAGATTTCGCCACCTTTATCCGCACCTTAGTCATCCTCGCCGCTTTGGTATTGTTTTTAACCTACACCGGCAAATGGCAGGGCGTGAACAGCTTTACCGGCCGCAACTGGACATTCCTCATCCTATCCGGCCTCGCTACCGGCGCATCTTGGCTCGCCTACTTCAAAGCCCTGCAACTGGGCAATGCCTCACAAGTCGCACCCGTCGACAAATTCAGCCTGGTTTTAGTCGCCTTGATGGCCGTCGTTTTCTTAGACGAACGCCCGAGCACGCAGGAATGGATAGGCTTGGGCTTGGTAACCGCAGGCGTATTGACTTTGGCTTTAAAACGATAA
- a CDS encoding formate--tetrahydrofolate ligase, with protein sequence MSFKTDAEIAQSSTMRPIGEIAAKLGLNVDNIEPYGHYKAKINPAEAFKLPEKQGRLILVTAINPTPAGEGKTTVTIGLADALRHIGKDSVIALREPSLGPVFGVKGGAAGGGYAQVLPMEDINLHFTGDFHAIGAANNLLAAMLDNHIYQGNELNIDPKRVLWRRVVDMNDRQLRNIIDGMGKPVDGVMRPDGFDITVASEVMAVFCLAKDISDLKERLGNILVAYAKDGSPVYAKDLKANGAMAALLKDAIKPNLVQTIEGTPAFVHGGPFANIAHGCNSVTATRLAKHLADYAVTEAGFGADLGAEKFCDIKCRLADLKPDAAVVVATVRALKYNGGVERANLGEENLEALAKGLPNLLKHISNLKNVFGLPVVVAINRFVSDSDAELAMIEKACAEHSVEVSLTEVWGKGGAGGADLAHKVVNAIENQPNNFGFAYDVELSIKDKIRAIAQKVYGAEDVDFSAEASAEIASLEKLGLDKMPVCMAKTQYSLSDNAKLLGCPEGFRITVRGITVSSGAGFIVALCGNMMKMPGLPKVPAAEKIDVDADGVIHGLF encoded by the coding sequence ATGAGCTTCAAAACCGATGCTGAAATTGCCCAGTCTTCCACCATGCGCCCAATTGGTGAAATTGCCGCCAAGCTGGGTTTGAACGTTGACAACATTGAGCCCTATGGTCATTACAAAGCCAAAATCAATCCTGCCGAGGCATTCAAGCTGCCGGAAAAACAAGGCCGTCTGATTTTGGTTACCGCCATTAATCCGACTCCTGCGGGTGAGGGTAAAACCACTGTAACCATCGGTTTGGCGGACGCATTGCGCCACATCGGCAAAGACTCGGTTATTGCCCTGCGCGAGCCTTCTTTGGGTCCGGTGTTTGGTGTTAAAGGTGGTGCGGCAGGCGGCGGCTATGCCCAAGTTTTGCCGATGGAAGACATCAACCTGCACTTTACCGGCGACTTCCACGCCATCGGTGCGGCGAATAACCTGCTCGCCGCCATGCTCGATAACCATATCTACCAAGGCAACGAGTTGAACATCGATCCGAAACGTGTGCTGTGGCGTCGCGTGGTCGATATGAACGACCGTCAGTTGCGCAACATCATCGACGGCATGGGTAAACCTGTTGACGGCGTGATGCGTCCTGACGGTTTCGACATTACCGTTGCCTCCGAAGTGATGGCGGTATTCTGTCTTGCCAAAGACATCAGCGATTTGAAAGAGCGTTTGGGCAACATCCTTGTCGCCTATGCCAAAGACGGCAGCCCTGTTTACGCCAAAGATTTGAAAGCGAATGGCGCGATGGCGGCATTGCTCAAAGATGCGATTAAGCCTAACTTGGTGCAAACCATCGAAGGCACTCCGGCCTTTGTACACGGCGGCCCGTTCGCCAACATCGCCCACGGCTGTAACTCTGTAACGGCCACCCGTTTGGCGAAACACCTTGCCGATTATGCCGTAACCGAAGCAGGCTTCGGCGCGGATTTGGGCGCGGAAAAATTCTGCGACATCAAATGCCGTCTGGCGGATTTGAAACCTGATGCGGCTGTTGTCGTGGCCACTGTCCGCGCTTTGAAATACAACGGCGGCGTGGAGCGTGCCAACCTCGGCGAAGAAAACCTTGAAGCCTTAGCAAAAGGCCTGCCTAATCTGCTGAAACACATTTCCAACCTGAAAAACGTATTCGGCCTGCCTGTGGTGGTTGCCATCAACCGCTTCGTGTCCGACTCCGATGCCGAGTTGGCCATGATTGAAAAAGCCTGTGCGGAACATAGTGTTGAAGTTTCTTTGACCGAAGTATGGGGCAAAGGCGGCGCGGGTGGCGCAGACTTGGCGCACAAAGTTGTCAACGCCATCGAAAATCAACCGAATAACTTCGGCTTTGCCTACGATGTTGAGTTGAGCATTAAAGACAAAATCCGTGCGATTGCCCAAAAAGTGTACGGCGCGGAAGATGTCGATTTCAGCGCGGAAGCGTCTGCCGAAATCGCTTCACTGGAAAAACTGGGCTTGGACAAAATGCCGGTCTGCATGGCGAAAACCCAATATTCTTTGAGCGACAACGCCAAACTCTTGGGCTGCCCTGAAGGCTTCCGCATTACCGTGCGCGGCATTACCGTTTCTTCCGGTGCGGGCTTCATTGTTGCGTTGTGCGGCAATATGATGAAGATGCCGGGTCTGCCGAAAGTTCCAGCTGCCGAGAAAATCGATGTGGATGCAGACGGCGTGATTCATGGCTTGTTCTGA
- a CDS encoding glycosyltransferase codes for MKLAVILPAYCAEAYLPECLDSVLNQTFRDFFVIAINDASTDKTGEILEAYATKDSRLQVFHLPENRGEPFACQFAMDMLKDVKVEYVARMDADDICALDRFEKQIQFLDSHPEIDIVGSQATIFFDDQTGREPVLSDLPLLDKDIKAFLSFAAQNMFNPTTMWRHDSIKNLGINYTATETAPDFHMWVQCALHGKTFANLPESLLSYRIHTNQESKKRDKINRSVQYTMELWISHLFPDLNATEVTLLSRILYEKQLRLTTEELKTIFAAYDRISKDRSISLFGEDRNTMFDMIDNFFNFLKSRLKFT; via the coding sequence ATGAAACTCGCCGTTATTTTGCCGGCCTATTGTGCCGAAGCTTATTTGCCCGAATGCTTGGATTCGGTATTGAATCAAACATTCCGTGACTTTTTCGTCATCGCCATCAACGATGCTTCAACAGACAAAACCGGCGAAATCCTCGAGGCTTACGCAACTAAAGATTCACGTTTGCAGGTTTTCCACCTTCCGGAAAACAGGGGCGAGCCGTTTGCCTGCCAATTTGCCATGGATATGCTCAAAGACGTAAAGGTCGAATATGTGGCACGAATGGACGCAGACGATATTTGCGCCTTGGATCGTTTTGAAAAACAGATTCAGTTTTTAGACAGCCATCCCGAAATCGATATTGTCGGCAGCCAAGCCACCATCTTTTTCGACGACCAAACCGGAAGAGAACCCGTTTTAAGCGACCTCCCCCTGCTCGACAAAGACATTAAAGCCTTTCTCTCCTTTGCCGCCCAAAACATGTTCAACCCCACCACCATGTGGCGGCACGATAGCATTAAAAACCTTGGGATAAACTACACCGCGACAGAAACCGCTCCCGATTTCCATATGTGGGTACAATGCGCCCTACATGGCAAAACCTTTGCCAACCTGCCCGAGTCTTTGTTGTCATACAGGATACACACAAATCAAGAAAGCAAAAAAAGAGACAAAATCAACAGATCCGTCCAATACACCATGGAGTTGTGGATCAGTCATCTCTTCCCTGATTTGAACGCGACGGAAGTAACGCTCTTAAGCCGCATCTTGTACGAAAAGCAACTGCGCTTGACCACCGAAGAGCTGAAAACCATTTTTGCCGCGTATGACAGAATCAGTAAGGACCGCAGCATTTCTTTGTTTGGCGAAGACCGCAATACGATGTTCGACATGATAGACAATTTCTTCAATTTCTTAAAAAGCCGGTTGAAATTCACTTAA